A part of Candidatus Methylomirabilis tolerans genomic DNA contains:
- a CDS encoding transposase, translated as MARIARLVVPGYPHHVTQRGVRSIPIFSDHSDRRAYLDIMAEQLHRFGIEVLAWCLMTNHTHLVVVPKDQVALARAIGEAHRRYTRLKNVADGVRGYLFQGRFGSCALDETHLLAAARYVELNPVHAGMVRSAEEYPWSSARFHLGLIPNDILVTDKDLLGLVGNWGEYLGRNDEKADGRLVKAIRSGRPAGNAQFIQLVETLTGRSLSLGKRGPRPKRLPDN; from the coding sequence ATGGCTCGGATTGCCAGACTCGTGGTGCCGGGTTATCCGCACCATGTTACGCAACGGGGCGTACGTTCAATCCCCATCTTCAGCGACCACAGTGATCGCCGAGCGTACCTTGATATCATGGCCGAGCAGTTGCACCGGTTCGGTATCGAGGTGTTGGCTTGGTGCTTGATGACGAATCACACCCATCTTGTTGTGGTTCCCAAGGACCAAGTGGCCCTGGCGCGGGCGATTGGGGAAGCGCACCGGCGATACACGCGACTGAAGAACGTCGCCGACGGCGTACGCGGCTATCTCTTCCAAGGTCGTTTTGGCTCTTGTGCTTTAGATGAGACGCATCTCTTGGCGGCTGCGCGCTACGTGGAGCTCAATCCCGTTCATGCTGGCATGGTAAGATCAGCCGAGGAATATCCCTGGTCCAGCGCTCGGTTTCACCTCGGTTTGATCCCCAATGACATTTTAGTAACGGACAAAGACCTACTGGGGCTAGTAGGGAACTGGGGAGAGTATCTTGGAAGAAACGACGAGAAAGCCGATGGTAGGCTGGTCAAAGCGATACGCTCAGGTAGGCCGGCCGGAAATGCGCAGTTTATACAGTTGGTTGAAACGCTTACCGGACGTTCTCTCAGTTTAGGAAAGCGAGGTCCCAGGCCAAAG